The following proteins come from a genomic window of Nitrospira sp.:
- a CDS encoding ABC-type antimicrobial peptide transport system, permease component, with product MSFLWLTVLSAFRVLRRNPMRAGLTMLGIIIGIGAVVAMVGLGQGATASVQAEISSLGTNVLIIVPGATTVGGVRGGLGSVSTLTVDDAQDIEKKAVGVAGVMYATRSVLQVIRENKNWSTAVLGTTPEFQDIRNWPVAEGNFFTQSDMDSAAKVAVLGKTAAQNLFEIGEDIVGGEIRIRNVPLRVIGILAPKGQSVSGQDQDDIVILPFTTAERKVLGTQFLGTVGIIIVAMQSRHDIPAAVDDIKDLLRARHRLHSSEEDDFTIRTMEDLAKTMASASRTMMLMLMGIASISLFVGGIGIMNILLVSVTERTKEIGLRMAVGAKRAHILLQFLIEAIIMTAIGGVLGVAFGIGSARLLTHVIGWPTIVNVPAVAAAFLFSLAVGVFFGLYPANKASKLNPIEALRYE from the coding sequence ATGTCTTTTTTGTGGCTCACCGTTCTTTCCGCGTTCCGCGTTCTCCGGCGTAATCCCATGCGCGCCGGATTGACCATGCTGGGCATCATCATCGGAATCGGCGCGGTCGTGGCCATGGTCGGGCTGGGTCAGGGCGCGACGGCCTCCGTCCAGGCTGAAATCTCAAGTCTCGGCACCAACGTCCTCATCATCGTCCCCGGCGCAACCACCGTCGGCGGCGTTCGCGGCGGTCTCGGCTCCGTCTCAACCCTGACCGTCGATGACGCGCAGGACATTGAGAAGAAAGCCGTAGGGGTCGCCGGCGTCATGTACGCGACTCGTTCAGTCCTTCAAGTCATCCGGGAAAATAAAAACTGGAGCACGGCGGTTCTGGGCACCACTCCGGAATTTCAGGATATTCGGAATTGGCCGGTGGCCGAGGGAAACTTTTTCACCCAGTCGGATATGGATTCGGCCGCGAAGGTCGCGGTGCTGGGCAAAACCGCGGCTCAAAATCTCTTTGAAATCGGTGAGGACATCGTCGGGGGAGAAATCCGCATCAGAAATGTGCCGTTGCGCGTCATCGGGATTTTGGCCCCGAAAGGTCAGTCCGTCTCAGGGCAGGATCAGGACGACATCGTGATCCTGCCCTTTACGACGGCGGAGCGCAAGGTACTCGGCACGCAGTTCTTGGGGACGGTAGGGATCATTATCGTCGCCATGCAGAGCCGCCATGACATCCCGGCGGCGGTGGACGACATCAAGGATTTGCTGCGCGCGCGACATCGGCTGCATTCCTCCGAAGAGGATGACTTTACCATCCGAACGATGGAAGATCTCGCCAAGACCATGGCCAGCGCCAGTCGGACCATGATGCTCATGTTGATGGGCATCGCATCCATTTCACTGTTCGTCGGCGGCATCGGCATCATGAACATTCTGCTGGTCTCGGTGACGGAACGGACGAAAGAGATCGGCCTGCGCATGGCCGTCGGCGCGAAACGTGCGCATATCTTGCTGCAGTTTTTGATCGAGGCGATCATCATGACGGCGATCGGCGGAGTGCTGGGAGTGGCGTTCGGCATAGGCAGCGCCAGGTTGCTGACTCACGTCATCGGCTGGCCGACGATCGTCAACGTGCCCGCCGTCGCGGCCGCCTTTTTGTTTTCCTTGGCCGTCGGCGTCTTTTTCGGGCTCTATCCGGCCAATAAAGCCTCGAAACTGAACCCCATCGAGGCGCTGCGCTACGAATAA
- a CDS encoding ABC transporter, RND-adapter-like protein, with product MTDHHQDPTHHASGTEIVPAHVPVTPAPHRPPSMPEEKAPTSIVVFPTGSKRSRLPWLIGTAIVLAIVGGGLWYWGISGAPPVQYKTAVVDRGPITAIVTATGTINPVVSVQVGSQVSGKVSQLFADFNSQVIKGQVLAQIDQKPFKARLSQARAAVKSAKGNLAKAKVLATQRKREFDRMAALRPQAYVSQADVDLADTNYRDAAANVEVLQAQLDQAQAALASAELDLGYTTIYSPVDGIVVSRNVDVGQTLAAAFQTPILFVIAQDLTRMQVNANVSESDIGGVREGTEAHFRVDAYPKQFFEGVVTQVRNAPINIQNVVTYDVVITVSNPDLKLKPGMTANVTIVTAQKDNPLRVPNGALRFRMPNVPIDKKTSRVWVLDQNNQPRQVEVTTGIADSLSTEIVGSSLNPGDRLIVGIESEEEQAQKKLPPGFEPGRGMR from the coding sequence ATGACCGACCATCATCAGGACCCCACTCACCATGCTTCCGGGACTGAAATCGTTCCGGCTCACGTCCCCGTGACACCGGCGCCTCATCGACCCCCATCCATGCCTGAAGAGAAAGCACCGACTTCAATCGTCGTGTTTCCCACAGGATCGAAACGATCGCGTCTGCCCTGGCTCATCGGAACGGCCATAGTCCTCGCCATCGTCGGAGGAGGTCTATGGTACTGGGGAATCTCCGGTGCTCCGCCCGTTCAATACAAGACCGCCGTCGTCGACCGGGGACCGATCACCGCGATCGTGACCGCGACAGGCACGATCAATCCGGTCGTCTCGGTGCAGGTCGGCAGTCAGGTTTCCGGCAAGGTCTCTCAACTCTTCGCGGACTTCAACTCGCAAGTCATAAAGGGACAGGTGCTGGCGCAGATCGATCAAAAGCCGTTCAAGGCCCGTTTGAGCCAAGCGCGTGCCGCCGTGAAAAGCGCCAAAGGGAACCTTGCAAAAGCCAAAGTGCTTGCCACGCAGCGCAAACGAGAGTTCGACCGCATGGCGGCGCTGCGGCCGCAGGCCTACGTCTCGCAGGCGGACGTGGATCTCGCCGACACGAATTATCGAGACGCGGCGGCCAATGTCGAGGTGCTGCAAGCCCAGTTGGATCAGGCCCAGGCGGCGCTGGCTTCGGCGGAATTGGACCTCGGGTATACGACGATCTACTCCCCGGTGGACGGCATCGTGGTGTCCAGGAACGTGGATGTCGGCCAAACGTTGGCGGCGGCCTTCCAAACCCCGATCCTCTTCGTGATCGCTCAAGACCTCACTCGGATGCAGGTCAATGCGAACGTCAGCGAATCGGACATCGGGGGCGTCCGGGAAGGGACGGAAGCCCACTTCCGCGTGGACGCTTATCCCAAGCAATTCTTCGAAGGCGTGGTGACACAGGTCCGCAACGCTCCCATCAACATTCAGAACGTCGTCACCTATGATGTCGTCATCACGGTGAGCAATCCGGACTTGAAACTGAAGCCGGGCATGACGGCGAATGTCACCATCGTCACGGCGCAAAAAGACAACCCCTTGCGTGTGCCGAACGGCGCGCTCCGATTTCGGATGCCCAACGTCCCCATCGACAAGAAAACCTCAAGGGTCTGGGTGCTCGATCAAAACAATCAGCCGCGCCAAGTGGAGGTGACGACCGGGATTGCCGATTCTCTTTCCACCGAGATCGTGGGGAGCTCGTTGAATCCAGGAGATCGCCTCATCGTCGGCATTGAATCGGAAGAAGAGCAGGCCCAAAAGAAGTTGCCGCCGGGATTCGAACCGGGTCGAGGCATGAGATAA